The Solanum pennellii chromosome 11, SPENNV200 genome contains a region encoding:
- the LOC107002833 gene encoding transcription initiation factor IIF subunit alpha produces MSIDLILKPSCSRCGSSSDLYGSSCKHLTLCLSCGKNMAETRDKCYECGTPVTRLIREYNVRACSSNDKNHFIARFASGLPKFSKKKNDSKWTLQKEGLQGRQVTDTLREKYKNKPWLLEDETGQFQFHGHLEGAQSAQYYLLMMQGEELFAIPAGSWYNFNKVAQYKQLTLEEAEEKMKNRRKTADGYQRWMMKAANNGPAAFGEVERFDDKEGGSGGTRGRKKTSGDEDEGNASDHGDEDEEEEAARKNRLGLNKRGIDDDEEGPRGGDLDLDDDDIEKGDDWEHEEIFTDDDEAVGNDPEEREDLAPEIPAPPEIKQDEDDEEEGEEEGGGLSKSGKELKKLLGKANGLNESDEDDDDDDDTEEDISPVLAPKPKEAPKEEPVETNSPLKPAASGSNRGTPTSKSAKTKRKANGDESKPTSGAPLKKVKTETDAKPGKDETPSSTKNSALPKGASSSSKTAPSSATGPVTEDEIRAVLLQRKPVTTQDLVSQFKSRLKCKEDKAAFAEVLRKISKIQKTTTGSSYVVLRERTNQ; encoded by the exons ATGTCGATAGATTTGATTCTGAAACCTTCATGTAGCAGGTGTGGTTCATCCTCGGATCTGTATGGAAGCTCATGCAAGCATTTGACTCTCTGTTTGTCTTGTGGTAAAAACATGGCTGAGACTCGTGATAAGTGCTATGAGTGTGGAACTCCAGTTACACGATTGATTCGA GAGTATAATGTCCGGGCTTGCTCCAGCAATGACAAGAACCATTTCATTGCTAGATTTGCTTCAGGCTtaccaaaattttcaaaaaagaagaatgaCAGTAAATGGACTTTACAAAAAGAAGGTCTGCAAGGACGTCAAGTTACAGATACTTTGCGG GAGAAGTACAAGAATAAACCATGGCTATTAGAGGATGAAACTGGTCAATTTCAGTTTCATGGTCATCTCGAGGGAGCACAGTCAGCACAATATTATCTGCTGATGATGCAGGGTGAAGAGTTATTTGCTATTCCTGCTGGTTCTTG GTATAACTTCAACAAAGTAGCCCAATATAAGCAACTTACTCTGGAGGAAGcagaagagaaaatgaaaaatagaagaaaaactGCTGATGGGTACCAGAGATGGATGATGAAAGCAGCAAATAATGGGCCTGCTGCCTTCGGTGAAGTAGAAAGATTTGATGACAAAGAAGGTGGATCTGGTGGGACAAGGGGGCGTAAGAAAACTTCTGGTGATGAGGATGAAGGCAATGCATCAGACCATGGGGATGAAGATGAGGAAGAGGAGGCTGCTAGGAAAAACAGGTTAGGACTCAACAAAAGAGgcattgatgatgatgaagaggGTCCTAGAGGGGGCGATCTTGACCTTGATGATGATGACATTGAAAAAG GGGATGACTGGGAGCATGAGGAGATTTTTACGGATGATGATGAAGCTGTTGGGAATGATCCTGAGGAGAGGGAGGATTTGGCTCCTGAAATTCCTGCTCCTCCAGAGATTAAGCAG GATGAAGATGACGAGGAGGAAGGTGAAGAAGAGGGAGGTGGTCTGAGCAAATCTGGAAAGGAGCTGAAAAAGTTGCTTGGAAAAGCCAATGGATTGAATGAATCAGATGaagatgacgacgatgatgatgat ACAGAAGAAGATATTTCACCTGTATTGGCTCCTAAGCCGAAGGAAGCACCTAAAGAAGAACCGGTTGAGACCAACAGTCCTTTGAAACCAGCTGCTTCTGGATCCAACCGTGGAACTCCAACTTCAAAGTCAGCTAAGACTAAAAGAAAAGCTAATGGAGATGAATCGAAACCAACTAGTGGTGCTCCCTTGAAAAAAGTGAAAACAGAGACG GATGCCAAACCTGGGAAGGACGAAACCCCATCTTCCACAAAGAACAGTGCTCTTCCAAAGGGTGCATCATCCTCTTCCAAAACTGCTCCAAGTTCGGCCACAGGTCCTGTTACTGAAGATGAAATTAGAGCTGTTCTACTGCAGAGAAAACCAGTGACCACACAGGATCTTGTCAGCCAATTTAAATCTCGTTTGAAATGTAAAGAG GATAAGGCTGCTTTTGCTGAAGTATTGAGGAAGATCTCCAAGATACAGAAAACTACTACAGGAAGTAGCTATGTCGTGTTACGAGAGAG GACAAATCAATAA